One genomic region from Nocardioides plantarum encodes:
- a CDS encoding glycosyltransferase family 2 protein, with product MFFTAAVCSVGRPSELTRSLESLQAQARLPDDILVVAQAGDMPTREAADRAGVRVVLVEHPGLALAVQTGLDNARPGLVAFLDDDAVADPTWADRIEQAFAAAPRLGALGGRDNVDGDRDAGDESLEVGLVRRSGRVVGNHHLGHGQIREAWTVKGANMAFRTEAASGLPLARLVHGQGAQYRNELILTALVRRRGWDVAYDPRVQVDHFPARRAEGDGRQQFTPERIRLNVMNELVAFNILFPRSVGVYVLRTAVVGTRLHPGLVHMALGVARGDRAVVGRTAGTFRGLRELRRTRQLVVRALHDTRHGSS from the coding sequence GTGTTCTTTACCGCTGCGGTATGTAGCGTGGGCAGGCCGTCTGAACTCACCCGGAGCCTTGAGTCGCTGCAGGCTCAAGCCAGGCTCCCGGACGACATCCTAGTCGTAGCCCAGGCAGGCGATATGCCGACTCGGGAGGCCGCAGACAGGGCCGGAGTCCGAGTCGTACTGGTGGAGCATCCCGGCCTTGCGCTCGCTGTGCAGACGGGCCTCGACAACGCTCGCCCCGGACTCGTGGCGTTCCTCGACGACGACGCTGTCGCCGACCCGACGTGGGCTGACCGCATAGAACAGGCCTTTGCGGCGGCTCCCCGGCTAGGGGCCCTGGGCGGGCGGGACAACGTCGATGGCGACCGGGATGCGGGAGACGAGTCCCTGGAGGTGGGACTCGTCAGACGGTCTGGACGCGTTGTCGGGAACCACCACCTGGGGCACGGTCAGATCCGCGAGGCTTGGACCGTCAAGGGCGCCAACATGGCGTTTCGCACCGAGGCGGCGTCCGGCTTGCCGCTAGCTCGGCTGGTCCATGGTCAAGGTGCGCAGTACCGCAACGAGCTGATCCTCACCGCGCTGGTCCGTCGCCGAGGCTGGGATGTCGCTTACGACCCCCGCGTCCAGGTCGACCACTTCCCGGCACGGCGTGCCGAGGGAGACGGCCGGCAACAGTTCACCCCGGAACGCATCCGACTCAACGTGATGAACGAGCTGGTCGCCTTCAACATCCTGTTTCCGCGGTCAGTGGGCGTCTACGTCCTCCGAACGGCGGTCGTAGGCACTCGCCTGCACCCGGGACTGGTCCATATGGCGCTCGGCGTCGCCCGAGGTGACCGAGCGGTGGTGGGCCGGACAGCAGGGACCTTTCGGGGCTTGCGCGAGTTACGCCGTACGCGGCAACTCGTCGTTCGCGCGCTTCACGACACTCGGCACGGGAGCTCTTGA
- a CDS encoding glycosyltransferase family 4 protein gives MRVQMAGSEWFRTRPGGLNRYFEDLYLALAATNGVQVSAHAFGDPAGDGSSWGVPRSLPKRVWASTRTKVEPGGIVDRHFALYGHGARSVERSGSTPVIHFQGPWSLESKTAGQAEMLVAAKRAFERGRYRGARLAVVLCKEFGEILVHEFGFDAARVVVIPPGVNLERFRVAPIREERDRGPKSVLCVRRLERRMGIDVLIRAWRMVVDSGSDTASVPHLDIVGVGTEGAALRELVETLDLDTHVTFHGRLDDAGLADRYEQSELTVIPTRSLEGFGLIALESLASGRAPIVSRVGGLPDAVEGLDGSLVVPPEDEDALAGRILSALGGVVPDPASCRRHAERFDWKLVAARHVREYETLLA, from the coding sequence ATGAGGGTTCAAATGGCGGGCTCTGAATGGTTCAGGACACGTCCCGGTGGGCTGAACAGATACTTCGAGGACCTCTACCTCGCCCTCGCCGCCACGAACGGCGTGCAGGTCTCTGCCCATGCTTTCGGTGACCCCGCGGGAGACGGATCATCGTGGGGCGTGCCCCGCTCGTTGCCGAAGCGAGTCTGGGCTTCGACCCGGACCAAGGTGGAGCCGGGGGGGATCGTCGACCGGCACTTCGCTCTCTACGGTCATGGCGCGCGCTCGGTGGAGAGATCCGGTTCGACACCGGTCATCCATTTCCAGGGACCGTGGTCCTTGGAGAGCAAGACTGCTGGCCAAGCCGAGATGTTGGTTGCCGCGAAGCGTGCCTTCGAGCGTGGCCGATATCGAGGCGCACGGCTGGCGGTGGTCTTGTGCAAGGAGTTCGGCGAGATCCTGGTCCACGAGTTCGGATTCGATGCCGCGAGGGTCGTCGTCATCCCGCCGGGGGTCAATCTGGAGCGCTTCAGGGTGGCTCCGATCCGAGAAGAGCGGGACCGGGGCCCGAAGTCCGTGCTGTGCGTGCGGCGCCTCGAACGGCGGATGGGGATCGACGTCCTCATCCGCGCGTGGAGGATGGTCGTCGACAGTGGCTCCGACACTGCTTCGGTGCCCCACCTGGACATCGTCGGTGTGGGCACGGAGGGGGCGGCGCTACGTGAGCTGGTCGAGACACTCGACCTCGACACCCACGTCACTTTCCACGGACGGCTCGATGACGCCGGGCTGGCCGATCGGTACGAGCAGAGCGAACTGACGGTCATACCGACGCGCAGTCTGGAGGGATTCGGACTGATCGCGCTCGAGTCATTGGCCAGCGGTCGCGCGCCGATCGTCAGCCGGGTGGGGGGTCTCCCCGACGCCGTCGAGGGTCTCGACGGGTCCCTCGTCGTTCCTCCTGAGGACGAGGACGCGCTGGCCGGCCGAATTCTGAGCGCCCTGGGTGGCGTCGTCCCTGATCCTGCGTCGTGCCGCCGTCATGCGGAGCGCTTCGACTGGAAGCTGGTCGCGGCTCGACACGTGCGCGAGTACGAGACGCTCCTCGCGTGA
- a CDS encoding glycosyltransferase family 4 protein, with translation MTKTAFLIHSSVASGAELALVRALEAWPAHDEAVVFLGAPGEISSRLEAIGVDCHVVESTKAGSTGVRRGSRIRARVRAGIDLVRYGAGLRQPLRSVAPDVVVARSLRAAIYGRVATAGLGIPFVWSVHDLLTPAYLGRQASWVFGRLLPRLTDAIIVNSEATRATVHSGRRPVLVVPPSLGFDERDREPRLDGVQRVVLLGRLAEWKGQDVGLRAFAAIQATHDAELWIVGEALFGEDAYRDSLQSTIEDLDLGHRVRMLGHQEDPRGLLLGADVLLHSSRLPEPFGAVVIEGLAAGCVVVACKPGGPAETIEHGVTGWLARADDVDDLAAKLETALTMEPAARRAMQEAGAARARSYEAEILSPRMARWLGRVADGSARGVTRAVDNGSRP, from the coding sequence GTGACCAAGACGGCCTTCCTGATCCACTCATCGGTCGCCTCCGGTGCGGAGCTCGCACTGGTGCGTGCCTTGGAGGCGTGGCCCGCCCACGACGAGGCAGTGGTCTTCCTCGGAGCGCCCGGTGAGATCAGCAGTCGTCTGGAGGCGATCGGTGTCGACTGTCACGTGGTCGAGTCCACCAAGGCTGGCTCCACCGGGGTCCGTCGGGGATCTCGGATCCGCGCTCGGGTGCGGGCCGGGATCGACCTCGTCCGGTACGGCGCGGGGCTACGGCAACCCCTACGCTCCGTCGCCCCCGACGTCGTGGTCGCCCGCAGCCTGCGCGCCGCGATCTATGGTCGGGTCGCCACCGCGGGTCTCGGCATCCCGTTCGTCTGGAGTGTCCACGACCTCCTGACCCCTGCTTACCTCGGACGCCAGGCTTCGTGGGTGTTCGGTCGCCTGCTACCTCGATTGACTGACGCCATCATCGTCAACAGCGAGGCGACTCGAGCCACCGTGCACTCGGGGCGCCGTCCGGTGCTCGTGGTCCCACCCAGTCTCGGCTTCGACGAGCGTGATCGCGAGCCGCGCCTCGACGGAGTCCAACGCGTCGTGCTGCTGGGCCGCCTCGCCGAGTGGAAGGGCCAAGACGTGGGGCTACGCGCGTTCGCGGCGATCCAGGCCACTCATGACGCTGAGCTCTGGATCGTGGGAGAGGCCTTGTTCGGTGAGGACGCCTACCGTGACTCGCTCCAGTCGACCATCGAGGACCTCGATCTCGGACATCGAGTCCGCATGCTCGGGCATCAGGAAGATCCCCGGGGACTCTTGCTCGGTGCAGACGTTCTCCTCCACTCGTCAAGACTTCCCGAGCCGTTCGGCGCGGTCGTCATCGAAGGACTCGCCGCGGGCTGCGTCGTCGTTGCTTGCAAGCCCGGCGGGCCGGCCGAGACAATCGAGCATGGGGTCACGGGCTGGCTGGCGCGCGCCGATGACGTCGACGACCTGGCGGCGAAGCTGGAGACGGCGTTGACCATGGAGCCCGCAGCCCGACGTGCGATGCAGGAGGCGGGCGCAGCCCGCGCGCGTAGCTACGAGGCGGAGATCCTGAGCCCGCGGATGGCTCGGTGGCTCGGCCGTGTCGCTGATGGTTCCGCCCGCGGGGTCACCCGCGCCGTCGACAACGGGAGCAGACCATGA
- a CDS encoding glycosyltransferase family 2 protein, which translates to MANRLSLCICTMNRPDELAVALDSVRRGTVQPHELLVSDDGDGSAEAVARRFGATYQVGPRRGLGPNRNSVLDLATGDLVAFVDDDVIVSNEFVRESVSSSTKPNTVMTGWELNFASTSPRKVTPHNADFLGFQRVDPSGEFKSIVINATVFPASLFDHVRFDDRIRYGYEEIDISRQALKAGYRIEYNDLLWNEHHPASSNRDDYAQVLASSRLYLTYRAYRTYEGRPAKAAAFATVASAHHLAHSVKSKQGLRRGLSALTQARAYWDQSKRSA; encoded by the coding sequence ATGGCCAACAGGCTGAGCCTCTGCATTTGCACCATGAACAGGCCAGATGAGCTGGCCGTTGCTCTCGATAGTGTACGGCGTGGCACCGTCCAGCCGCACGAACTGCTCGTGAGCGACGACGGCGACGGTTCAGCAGAGGCAGTGGCCAGACGATTCGGAGCGACCTACCAAGTGGGACCGCGGCGCGGCTTGGGGCCCAACCGCAACTCTGTCCTTGACTTGGCGACGGGCGACCTTGTCGCGTTCGTCGATGACGACGTCATTGTCTCCAATGAATTCGTGCGTGAGTCCGTCTCGTCATCGACCAAGCCCAATACGGTGATGACCGGCTGGGAATTGAATTTTGCGAGCACGTCGCCTCGCAAGGTGACGCCGCACAACGCCGACTTCCTGGGGTTTCAACGCGTGGACCCCAGCGGTGAATTCAAGTCGATCGTCATCAATGCCACCGTGTTCCCGGCTTCGTTGTTCGACCACGTCAGATTCGACGACCGAATTCGTTACGGGTACGAGGAGATCGATATCTCGCGCCAAGCGCTCAAGGCGGGATATCGCATCGAGTACAACGACCTGCTCTGGAACGAGCACCACCCAGCCTCGTCGAACCGCGACGACTATGCGCAGGTCTTGGCCTCGTCGCGGCTCTACCTGACCTACCGTGCCTACCGGACGTACGAGGGGCGACCGGCCAAGGCTGCCGCCTTCGCAACCGTGGCTTCTGCTCATCACCTCGCTCACAGTGTGAAGAGCAAGCAGGGTCTTCGTCGTGGACTCAGCGCGTTGACCCAGGCCCGCGCGTACTGGGATCAGTCGAAGCGGTCCGCGTAG
- a CDS encoding NAD-dependent epimerase/dehydratase family protein: MERSNPAAIAVTGVNGFVGGHVAKDLRRHGYRVIGIGRDDAAVQPEDLDEYWQADLTQTWPDVGDVDGVIHLAGLAAVGASFEQPDEYLRANGAMMLRLGEAALGGARLGRVVLASTGAVYDARSPMPLTESSAVGMTSPYVVSKLLMENIGTYFSGRGVDVVVARPFNHSGPGQTPGFLIPDLARGIQKAVADGDLRLMVGDLGTSRDYTDVRDVASAYRLLVSAPSLDRSVYNICSGSPVSGREVLEMVLDAMGAESMTVSTDESRIRPNDPRSISGDSSRIRTETGWCPSIALKDTVRDFVAALEDR, encoded by the coding sequence ATGGAGCGTTCTAACCCCGCCGCCATCGCTGTCACCGGCGTCAACGGGTTCGTCGGCGGTCACGTAGCCAAAGACCTCAGGCGGCACGGCTATCGGGTGATCGGAATCGGTCGCGATGACGCGGCGGTACAGCCCGAGGACCTGGACGAGTACTGGCAGGCAGACCTGACCCAGACCTGGCCCGACGTGGGCGACGTCGACGGGGTGATCCACCTCGCGGGCCTGGCCGCGGTCGGTGCGTCGTTCGAGCAACCCGATGAGTACCTTCGAGCCAACGGAGCAATGATGCTTCGCCTCGGCGAAGCAGCACTGGGCGGCGCTCGGCTGGGACGAGTCGTGCTCGCCAGCACCGGGGCTGTCTACGATGCGCGATCGCCGATGCCACTGACGGAGAGCTCGGCAGTAGGCATGACGTCGCCGTACGTCGTCAGCAAGCTGTTGATGGAGAACATTGGAACCTACTTCAGCGGGCGGGGAGTGGATGTCGTGGTCGCTCGACCCTTCAACCACTCAGGACCCGGACAGACTCCAGGATTCCTGATCCCCGATCTCGCTCGCGGGATCCAGAAGGCCGTCGCGGACGGGGACCTACGCCTGATGGTCGGTGACCTTGGGACCTCCCGCGACTACACCGATGTGCGGGACGTCGCGTCGGCGTATCGGCTCCTGGTGTCGGCGCCTTCGCTGGATCGGTCGGTCTACAACATCTGCAGCGGTTCCCCCGTGTCCGGCCGCGAAGTGCTGGAGATGGTCCTGGACGCCATGGGGGCGGAGTCGATGACCGTGAGCACGGACGAGTCGCGCATCCGTCCGAACGACCCGCGGTCCATCTCCGGAGATTCGTCTCGCATACGTACCGAAACCGGTTGGTGCCCGAGTATCGCCTTGAAGGACACGGTTCGCGACTTCGTTGCAGCGCTCGAAGACAGATGA
- a CDS encoding glycosyltransferase family 4 protein, whose product MKDEALRVTWLCLEWPTIDKHVGGVGRYTHRLGGEISREVRLTVVSGPNPRPIDGVEFVEMSLPTSRLGRYYAAAVLARKLVRETAPDVVHSHGDDWALRHQAPLVRSFYGTSWGEAMSSTGLRRLNHVVLAGTEWISKQRSDLRIGIAPESADWFDCHAVMPPFVAPELVEGARKSSQPTVAFIGAHQGRKQGWLAEKIVGDLRDRSPQSPRLIVVGPQDDAANWAPWVEHHAGLDDREVAALVTSAWILISPSTYEGFGIPILEALAHSTRVVALSNPGSNYIAGEGSHGLPLVVEDSAEELAQAVQRALTNPPDLANDERGAARQLVATMEREGSASRLVAFYRELARDAGAR is encoded by the coding sequence ATGAAGGACGAGGCTCTTCGTGTCACGTGGCTGTGCCTGGAATGGCCCACGATCGACAAGCACGTCGGCGGGGTGGGTCGATACACGCATCGTCTGGGTGGTGAGATCTCGAGAGAGGTGCGACTGACCGTCGTCTCCGGTCCCAACCCGCGTCCGATCGACGGGGTCGAGTTCGTGGAGATGTCGCTTCCGACGAGCCGTCTCGGTCGGTACTACGCAGCAGCGGTACTGGCCCGCAAGCTGGTGCGAGAGACCGCGCCGGACGTGGTCCATTCTCATGGGGACGATTGGGCGCTGCGACACCAAGCTCCGTTGGTGAGGTCGTTCTACGGAACGTCGTGGGGCGAGGCGATGAGCTCGACGGGCTTGCGGCGGCTGAACCACGTGGTGCTGGCTGGCACGGAGTGGATCTCCAAGCAAAGGAGTGACCTTCGTATCGGCATAGCACCAGAATCCGCCGACTGGTTCGACTGTCACGCGGTGATGCCGCCGTTCGTCGCTCCGGAACTGGTCGAAGGCGCACGGAAGTCCTCGCAACCCACGGTGGCCTTCATCGGCGCTCATCAGGGGCGAAAGCAAGGTTGGCTCGCGGAGAAGATCGTGGGCGACCTGCGCGACCGTTCGCCACAGTCTCCGCGGTTGATCGTGGTCGGCCCGCAGGATGACGCCGCCAACTGGGCTCCCTGGGTAGAGCACCACGCCGGACTGGACGATCGTGAGGTCGCCGCTCTCGTCACGAGCGCCTGGATCCTGATCAGTCCGTCGACGTACGAGGGCTTCGGCATCCCCATCCTGGAGGCCTTGGCGCACTCGACCCGAGTGGTGGCCCTGTCGAATCCTGGAAGCAACTACATCGCCGGCGAAGGTTCACACGGCCTGCCTCTCGTCGTTGAGGACTCCGCCGAGGAGCTCGCTCAGGCCGTGCAACGAGCCCTCACCAACCCGCCCGACCTGGCGAACGACGAACGTGGCGCCGCCCGCCAACTGGTCGCGACGATGGAACGAGAAGGATCTGCGAGCCGTCTTGTCGCCTTCTACCGCGAGCTCGCCCGAGACGCCGGTGCGAGATGA